Proteins encoded by one window of Musa acuminata AAA Group cultivar baxijiao chromosome BXJ2-9, Cavendish_Baxijiao_AAA, whole genome shotgun sequence:
- the LOC135623675 gene encoding E3 ubiquitin-protein ligase RSL1-like, which translates to MENTNSFEELFDNSDVEDEFQSCCTEDEEWQDTEESLAEGFKDDLDELSLRMFFKGVSASDLHSKESRVSGIGVVMERSPGIPLIQVQKKLDFHVEALVAEHLALMDGLLAALQNGARRLYAFTDSEKVYYQIAETEILDDQLLVALGHRILELADQLEDFDLQLVSSFELERPLRLAKEAIGDCAMDTCSICSEEKISSKMIKINCSHKFCSDCMFIYVERKLRTLQVPIRCPQARCRNFISVSECKSFLPVASYKMLERAAIEADAHNGDRIFCPFQNCSGLINCVNHLSSRASSSTQPDINCVECPECHRDICIGCHVPWHSLMTCDEYQNLPAEERDAGDITLHQLAQNARQRRCQQCRQMIELADGGYHMTCWCGHEFCYLCGAEYRNGIQTCQCAFWGENSLESSATSNQESELWTWESFDSLPTVMDEYSEQERAQLALIQRFLAGGFSLSEHHHPSQSPPRCSDSYMDTMRDLHQLPWLERFVSVISDSYHEDFVQ; encoded by the exons ATGGAGAACACGAATAGCTTTGAAGAATTGTTCGATAATTCCGATGTAGAAGATGAATTCCAAAGCTGTTGTACAGAGGACGAGGAGTGGCAGGACACAGAGGAATCTTTGGCCGAAGGGTTCAAGGAtgatctcgatgaactctcgTTAAGGATGTTCTTCAAGGGTGTCTCTGCTTCGGATTTGCACAGTAAAGAATCTAGGGTTTCTGGAATTGGAGTAGTAATGGAAAGGTCTCCTGGGATTCCCTTAATTCAAGTGCAGAAGAAGCTCGATTTCCATGTAGAAGCATTGGTGGCCGAGCACTTGGCACTGATGGATGGTCTATTGGCAGCTCTGCAGAATGGTGCCCGAAGGCTCTATGCGTTCACGGATTCAGAGAAAGTTTATTATCAG ATAGCAGAAACAGAAATACTTGATGACCAACTTTTGGTAGCTCTAGGACACAGAATTCTAGAACTTGCTGATCAACTCGAAGATTTTGACTTACAACTTGTTTCTAGTTTTGAACTAGAGAGGCCATTGCGCTTGGCCAAAGAAGCAATTGGTGACTGTGCAATGGACACTTGTTCTATCTGTAGTGAGGAAAAGATAAGTTCCAAGATGATAAAGATAAATTGTTCTCACAAATTTTGTTCTGATTGCATGTTTATATATGTTGAACGCAAGTTAAGGACCTTACAGGTTCCTATAAGATGCCCACAAGCGAGATGCAGAAATTTTATTTCAGTCAGTGAGTGCAAGTCCTTTCTTCCTGTTGCTAGTTATAAGATGCTAGAGAGAGCTGCAATAGAAGCAGATGCTCATAATGGAGACCGAATCTTTTGCCCATTTCAGAATTGTTCAGGGTTGATCAATTGTGTCAATCATTTGTCTTCTAGAGCAAGCTCATCAACTCAGCCAGACATCAACTGTGTTGAGTGCCCAGAGTGTCACAGAGATATATGTATTGGCTGTCATGTACCATGGCATTCTTTGATGACATGTGATGAGTATCAGAACCTACCTGCAGAAGAGAGAGATGCAGGGGATATCACTTTGCATCAATTGGCACAAAATGCTAGGCAGAGACGCTGCCAGCAGTGCAGGCAAATGATTGAGCTCGCAGATGGGGGCTACCACATGACCTGCTG GTGCGGGCATGAGTTCTGCTATTTATGTGGTGCTGAATATAGGAATGGGATTCAGACATGTCAATGTGCCTTTTGGGGTGAGAATAGCCTGGAATCCTCTGCAACGTCGAATCAAGAGTCAGAGCTGTGGACTTGGGAGTCTTTTGATTCTCTGCCGACGGTTATGGATGAGTACTCGGAGCAAGAAAGAGCACAACTGGCTCTGATACAAAGGTTTCTTGCTGGAGGATTCAGCCTTAGTGAACACCACCACCCTTCCCAATCACCCCCTCGGTGTTCTGACTCATACATGGATACCATGAGAGACCTCCACCAGCTCCCATGGCTCGAGAGGTTTGTATCTGTGATTAGTGATAGCTACCATGAGGATTTTGTCCAGTGA
- the LOC135623676 gene encoding homeobox-leucine zipper protein HAT22-like translates to MSWCVMPLSFSVSPSSLSHDSNTSRIPRSSLPFLSSFLDKLKHNRGKRRRRRRSPPMAMDDHDRDDTPHTGLSLTLSYDGRSDLSIGSRPHSSSGLELQRSSSTAKALEPSLTLALPGDVCASVEVEMGRDICSRHSPPPPQSHHPCKIKREDDVRSEEVEKVSSRISDEEEEDSGARKKLRLTKEQSSLLEDKFKEHSSLNPKQKQALAKQLNLRPRQVEVWFQNRRARTKLKKTEVELEFLRRCCETLTEEKRRLQKELQDLEKSHKLSATRHMQIPAMCPSCKKFIGGAETGSPLPASRPRFFNPFAHHAA, encoded by the exons ATGTCATGGTGCGTCATGCCTTTAAGCTTCTCCGTATCACCATCATCACTATCCCATGATTCAAATACATCTCGCATCCCTCGCTCCTCCCTTcccttcctttcttccttccttGACAAGCTCAAGCATaatagaggaaaaagaagaagaagaagaagatccccACCTATGGCCATGGATGACCATGATCGAGATGATACACCCCACACTGGCCTTTCTCTTACGCTGAGTTATGATGGGAGAAGCGATCTCTCGATCGGTAGTCGTCCCCATTCGAGCTCTGGACTCGAGCTGCAAAGATCTTCTTCGACTGCCAAGGCACTTGAGCCCTCTCTCACCCTCGCACTCCCCGGCGACGTCTGTGCCTCGGTGGAAGTTGAGATGGGTAGAGATATTTGTAGCAGgcactctcctcctcctcctcagagtCATCATCCCTGCAAGATTAAGAGGGAGGACGATGTAAGGAGCGAGGAGGTGGAAAAGGTTTCGTCCCGGAtcagcgacgaggaggaggaagacagcGGTGCTAGGAAGAAGCTCAGGCTCACCAAGGAGCAGTCTTCCCTTTTGGAAGACAAGTTTAAGGAGCACAGCAGTCTCAATCCG AAACAAAAGCAAGCTCTGGCTAAGCAGCTGAACCTTCGGCCTCGGCAGGTGGAAGTGTGGTTCCAGAACAGGAGAGCGAG gaccaagctcAAGAAAACGGAGGTGGAGCTGGAGTTCCTCAGGCGATGCTGCGAGACGCTgacggaggagaagaggaggctgCAGAAGGAGCTGCAGGATCTCGAGAAGTCGCATAAGCTGTCGGCGACGAGGCACATGCAAATCCCGGCGATGTGTCCGTCGTGCAAGAAGTTCATCGGCGGCGCTGAGACTGGTTCTCCCTTGCCGGCCTCGAGGCCTCGCTTCTTCAACCCCTTCGCCCACCACGCAGCATGA